In one Echinicola marina genomic region, the following are encoded:
- a CDS encoding DUF4134 domain-containing protein, which yields MTNKQSKMLLCCALLMGISLSVMGQDGNAGIMEATTKVRSYFQSGVNLMYAIGAIVGLIGAVKVFNKWNSGEPDTGKVAAAWFGSCVFLVIVATVLTSFFG from the coding sequence ATGACCAACAAACAGTCGAAAATGCTGCTTTGCTGTGCCCTTTTGATGGGGATATCCCTGTCGGTAATGGGCCAGGACGGTAATGCAGGGATCATGGAGGCGACCACCAAGGTGCGCAGCTATTTCCAATCAGGGGTCAACCTGATGTATGCCATCGGGGCCATCGTCGGACTGATCGGCGCGGTAAAAGTGTTCAATAAGTGGAATTCCGGGGAGCCGGACACGGGAAAGGTAGCAGCGGCCTGGTTTGGAAGCTGCGTCTTCCTTGTCATTGTGGCCACAGTACTTACCAGTTTCTTTGGTTGA
- a CDS encoding DUF4133 domain-containing protein, with amino-acid sequence MKAGQLRINKGVNRPISFKGLQAQYILYLGIGLLVLLLLFAIAYLLGISFWIAGIGCGFLAYLLVEGVAGMNKKYGEHGMKKRMAHRRVPSGLKVRDRGFIRKLKQTKNG; translated from the coding sequence ATGAAGGCTGGGCAATTAAGGATCAACAAGGGGGTGAACAGGCCTATCTCCTTTAAGGGGCTGCAGGCCCAGTATATCCTGTACCTGGGAATCGGGCTGCTGGTTTTGTTACTGCTGTTTGCCATCGCCTATTTGTTGGGGATCTCCTTTTGGATTGCAGGTATTGGCTGTGGCTTTTTGGCCTACCTGCTTGTAGAGGGCGTGGCGGGGATGAACAAGAAGTACGGTGAGCATGGCATGAAAAAACGCATGGCCCACCGTAGGGTGCCCAGTGGATTAAAGGTACGCGACAGGGGATTTATTAGGAAATTAAAACAAACGAAAAATGGATAG
- a CDS encoding TraG family conjugative transposon ATPase, protein MDRLKPKELENHFPIGRVERDFLLSRSGDITAGFEVMLPEIFTQDSKDYDSQHATWNKAIRLLPEGHILNKQDWFVRKGHDGLLQDEKAGFLDRSSELFFHERPYLDHRCHVYLTMPKKGKRPGDVASSNLIAPQFLTKELLDPKQLQNFENILGQFCQLLADGGMETQRLLEADFLGHKHQTGILENYLFLNPSGKKPLVRDIGFKPRFTIGSKEVLLFSLCELDNLPNKLAAEMDYEAYSNDRFPFVIGQAAPLGHLLPLDHVYNQYVLIENKQEVFKKLESRALRMQSLAAYSRENLHSHQAIQDYLNESISEGSLPVRAHFNIMCWASRPEESKEIRNKVGAAFSKIDALAKEESLCAPQLFWAGIPGNSTALPFNETFLSFGKQVSCLFNMETSYLSSPSAFGIRLGDRQTGRPLNVDISDEPMKRGWITNRNKFILGPSGSGKSFFTNHMVRSYHAQGAHVVLIDVGHSYKGLYELIGGYYFTYEENEPICFNPFYLGGRPLDTEKKESIKTLLLALWKKDDETFTRSEYVAISNALGSYYDSLKSEDFPCFDSFYTFCSTAFKEKLLEQGVKEKDFDIDNFLYVLRPYFKGGEFDYLLNARKNLDLLEQRFIVFELDNIKDHPILFPVVTLIIMEIFIAKMRKLKGVRKMILIEEAWKAIAKEGMAEYIKYLFKTVRKFFGEAVVVTQEVEDIISSPVIKQAIINNSDCKILLDQSKYRNKFDGIRELLGLTDKETMQIMSINKANEPGRKYKEVFIGLGPVSKVYRTEVSPEEYLTYTTEQQERISVAERAKAFGGNLEKGIGAPAAEMKGGVG, encoded by the coding sequence ATGGATAGACTCAAGCCAAAGGAATTGGAAAACCACTTTCCCATCGGGAGGGTGGAAAGGGATTTTCTGTTGTCCCGGTCAGGGGACATTACCGCTGGATTTGAGGTAATGCTGCCCGAGATATTTACCCAGGACAGCAAGGACTATGACTCCCAGCATGCCACCTGGAACAAGGCCATCCGGTTATTGCCAGAGGGCCATATCTTGAACAAGCAGGATTGGTTTGTAAGGAAGGGCCATGATGGCCTGTTGCAAGATGAAAAGGCGGGGTTTCTGGACCGGAGCAGCGAACTGTTCTTCCATGAAAGGCCTTATCTGGACCACCGCTGCCATGTGTACCTCACCATGCCCAAAAAGGGTAAAAGACCGGGGGATGTGGCCAGCTCCAACCTGATCGCCCCACAGTTCCTTACCAAGGAACTGCTGGATCCCAAGCAGCTGCAAAACTTTGAAAATATCCTGGGGCAATTTTGTCAGCTATTGGCCGATGGGGGCATGGAAACCCAAAGGTTGTTGGAAGCAGATTTTCTGGGCCATAAACACCAGACAGGGATTTTGGAAAATTATCTCTTTTTGAACCCTTCAGGGAAGAAACCCCTGGTCAGGGACATCGGTTTTAAGCCCCGCTTTACCATAGGTTCCAAGGAGGTATTGCTCTTTTCCCTATGTGAACTGGACAACCTGCCCAACAAGCTGGCAGCAGAGATGGATTATGAGGCCTATAGCAATGACAGGTTTCCCTTTGTCATTGGGCAAGCTGCACCATTGGGACATTTATTGCCATTGGATCATGTCTATAACCAGTACGTGCTGATAGAAAACAAACAGGAGGTATTCAAAAAACTGGAAAGCAGGGCCCTGAGGATGCAGAGCCTTGCTGCTTACAGCAGGGAAAACCTGCATTCCCACCAGGCCATCCAAGATTACCTTAACGAGAGCATCAGTGAAGGGAGCCTGCCGGTCAGGGCCCATTTTAACATCATGTGCTGGGCATCACGACCGGAGGAAAGCAAGGAAATCCGAAATAAGGTAGGGGCAGCCTTTTCCAAAATAGATGCTTTGGCCAAGGAAGAAAGCCTCTGCGCGCCCCAGTTATTCTGGGCAGGAATACCGGGGAATTCAACAGCTTTGCCCTTCAATGAAACCTTTCTGAGCTTTGGTAAGCAGGTGTCCTGTCTTTTCAATATGGAAACAAGCTATCTCTCCAGTCCATCTGCTTTTGGGATACGCCTTGGTGACCGGCAGACCGGAAGACCTTTGAACGTGGACATCTCCGATGAGCCCATGAAAAGGGGCTGGATCACCAATAGGAACAAATTTATCCTCGGGCCATCGGGAAGTGGCAAGAGCTTCTTTACCAACCATATGGTAAGAAGCTACCATGCCCAAGGGGCACATGTCGTCCTGATCGATGTGGGCCATTCCTATAAAGGATTGTATGAGCTGATCGGGGGCTATTATTTTACCTACGAGGAAAATGAACCCATCTGCTTTAACCCTTTCTATCTGGGAGGCAGACCCTTGGACACGGAGAAAAAGGAAAGCATCAAGACCCTGCTTTTGGCCCTTTGGAAAAAGGATGATGAGACCTTTACCCGCAGTGAGTATGTGGCCATTTCGAATGCCCTCGGTTCCTATTATGACAGCCTCAAGTCTGAGGATTTTCCCTGCTTTGACAGCTTCTATACCTTCTGTTCCACAGCATTCAAGGAGAAGCTTTTGGAACAGGGTGTCAAGGAAAAGGATTTCGATATCGACAATTTCCTGTATGTGCTGCGGCCCTATTTCAAGGGAGGGGAATTTGATTACCTGCTCAATGCCCGTAAGAATCTTGATCTGTTGGAACAACGATTCATTGTTTTCGAATTGGACAATATCAAGGACCATCCTATCCTGTTTCCGGTGGTGACCCTGATCATTATGGAAATCTTTATTGCCAAGATGCGGAAGCTGAAAGGGGTGCGCAAGATGATCCTGATCGAGGAAGCCTGGAAGGCCATTGCCAAGGAAGGGATGGCCGAGTACATCAAATACCTTTTCAAGACGGTCAGGAAGTTCTTCGGGGAGGCAGTGGTGGTTACCCAAGAAGTAGAGGACATTATTTCCAGCCCTGTGATCAAACAGGCCATTATCAACAATTCGGACTGCAAGATCCTTTTGGACCAGTCCAAGTACCGAAACAAGTTTGACGGGATCAGGGAACTGCTGGGCCTTACCGATAAGGAAACCATGCAGATCATGTCCATCAACAAAGCCAACGAACCAGGCAGAAAGTACAAAGAGGTCTTTATTGGACTTGGACCGGTGAGCAAGGTATACAGGACTGAAGTCTCCCCAGAGGAATACCTCACCTATACAACCGAACAGCAGGAAAGGATCAGTGTGGCAGAAAGGGCAAAGGCTTTTGGCGGTAACCTGGAAAAAGGGATCGGTGCGCCTGCTGCCGAGATGAAGGGAGGTGTAGGATGA
- a CDS encoding conjugal transfer protein TraI — protein sequence MSLSRNIKIGLLAGLLCFGAPQMPRTDAAVPAYILEIIRQGVKKAIVAIDLKIQRLQNNTIWLQNAQKVLENTLNKLKLEEIAEWAERQKELYGDYYEGLWKVKSVLTQYQKVRDIAKMQGRLVTEYQKAWGILVRSGNFSQKELQWMEKVYLGILDHSVQNLEEVTGAINAFQLKMSDGERLMIIDRVEKKVRFNLTDLMRFNERNLLISRQRSYAKGEIKTLNDIHHEKD from the coding sequence ATGAGCCTATCCAGAAACATTAAAATAGGATTGTTGGCCGGGCTGCTGTGTTTTGGGGCTCCCCAAATGCCCCGCACGGATGCGGCAGTGCCGGCCTATATCTTAGAGATCATCAGGCAAGGGGTAAAAAAGGCCATTGTGGCCATCGACCTGAAGATCCAACGATTGCAGAACAATACCATCTGGTTGCAGAATGCCCAGAAGGTATTGGAAAACACCTTGAACAAGCTCAAACTGGAGGAGATCGCCGAATGGGCGGAAAGACAAAAGGAGCTTTACGGGGACTATTACGAGGGACTCTGGAAGGTGAAAAGTGTCCTGACCCAATACCAAAAAGTTAGGGACATCGCCAAAATGCAGGGGCGTCTGGTAACCGAATACCAAAAGGCCTGGGGGATCTTAGTGCGCAGTGGAAACTTCAGCCAAAAGGAGCTGCAGTGGATGGAAAAGGTCTACCTGGGTATCCTTGATCATTCGGTGCAGAACCTGGAGGAAGTGACCGGGGCCATCAATGCTTTCCAACTCAAGATGAGTGATGGCGAACGGCTGATGATCATCGACAGGGTGGAAAAAAAGGTGCGCTTTAACCTGACGGACCTGATGCGCTTCAATGAACGGAACCTTTTGATCAGCAGGCAGCGGTCCTATGCCAAAGGGGAAATCAAAACCTTAAATGATATCCACCATGAAAAGGATTAG
- a CDS encoding TerB family tellurite resistance protein, translating to MKKQGLKFLLLGLLFLGPNLSKAQVGESAQLLLNVEKLSQFKQILNDMYKGYQTLSKGYNMVRDVASGNFSLHKAFIDGLSAVSPVVKRYHKVGQIIHYQKIILEEYQRANRQFMARGNFNREEIEYLALVYRNLLDMSARNMEELLLVITGGKLQMSDEERMAAIDRIFDDIKDRYVFLRVFNNEAAVLNLQRKRAHGANNTLKNLQP from the coding sequence ATGAAAAAACAAGGTTTAAAATTTCTGCTACTGGGGCTTTTGTTTTTGGGTCCCAATTTGAGCAAAGCTCAAGTAGGAGAATCTGCCCAGTTGCTGCTCAATGTTGAAAAGCTCAGCCAGTTCAAACAGATACTCAATGATATGTACAAGGGATATCAGACCCTGAGCAAGGGCTATAATATGGTCAGGGATGTAGCATCCGGTAACTTCTCACTGCACAAGGCTTTTATCGATGGACTTTCGGCTGTCAGTCCAGTAGTCAAAAGGTACCATAAAGTAGGCCAAATCATCCACTACCAAAAGATCATTTTAGAGGAGTACCAAAGGGCCAACCGGCAATTTATGGCAAGGGGCAACTTTAACAGGGAGGAAATTGAGTACTTGGCCCTGGTCTATAGGAACCTGCTTGATATGAGTGCCAGGAACATGGAGGAACTGCTACTGGTCATCACGGGCGGAAAGCTGCAGATGAGCGATGAGGAAAGGATGGCGGCCATTGACCGGATCTTTGATGATATCAAGGACCGCTATGTATTCCTGCGGGTTTTCAATAATGAGGCCGCGGTACTCAACCTCCAACGTAAACGGGCGCATGGAGCAAACAATACCCTAAAAAACCTTCAGCCATGA
- the traJ gene encoding conjugative transposon protein TraJ, whose amino-acid sequence MRYWLLILAMLVSLSASAQGISGGAGGLHEVLEELYAEMIPLASDLIGVGRGIAGFAAIFYIASRVWGHIARAESIDFYPLLRPFALGMAILLFPFVLDVMNGVLSPLASHTGNMVKNSNVAIDRLLAEKQRAIEATEYWEMYVGESGSGDREGWYEYTHPEGTEEGFWEGLGNDIQFAMEKASFNFSNSIKKWMSEVLEVLYQAAALCINTIRVFYLIILSILGPIVFGLSVFDGFQHSLKSWLARYINVYMWLPVANIFGAIIGRIQEEMIRIDIGQVENAGKTFFSSTDTAYLIFLVIAIIGYFTVPSVANYIVYAAGRDTLLHKTSSMVTKAPATAAKSLI is encoded by the coding sequence ATGAGGTATTGGCTATTGATTCTTGCCATGTTGGTTTCCCTTTCGGCCTCGGCCCAAGGAATCAGTGGTGGAGCCGGAGGCTTGCATGAGGTATTGGAAGAGCTCTATGCCGAAATGATCCCCTTGGCCTCCGACCTGATCGGCGTGGGCAGGGGCATTGCCGGTTTTGCAGCCATTTTCTATATCGCCAGTAGGGTATGGGGCCATATTGCAAGGGCGGAGTCGATTGACTTTTATCCCTTATTACGGCCTTTTGCCCTGGGTATGGCCATCTTGCTTTTCCCCTTTGTGCTTGATGTTATGAACGGGGTGCTGAGCCCACTGGCCAGCCATACTGGCAATATGGTGAAGAATTCCAATGTGGCCATCGACCGGCTGTTGGCAGAAAAACAAAGGGCCATTGAGGCCACTGAATACTGGGAAATGTATGTGGGGGAAAGCGGTAGCGGTGACCGTGAAGGCTGGTATGAATATACCCATCCTGAGGGAACAGAGGAAGGCTTCTGGGAGGGCCTCGGCAATGATATACAGTTTGCCATGGAAAAGGCCTCGTTCAATTTCTCCAATTCCATCAAAAAATGGATGAGCGAGGTACTGGAAGTCCTTTACCAAGCTGCGGCCCTATGTATCAATACCATCAGGGTGTTCTACCTGATCATCCTGTCCATACTGGGCCCCATAGTTTTTGGACTCTCGGTATTCGATGGTTTCCAGCATAGCCTGAAATCATGGCTGGCAAGGTACATCAATGTGTACATGTGGCTGCCCGTGGCCAATATTTTTGGGGCCATTATTGGGCGCATCCAGGAGGAGATGATCAGAATCGATATTGGACAAGTGGAGAATGCGGGCAAGACCTTTTTCTCATCCACCGATACGGCCTATTTGATCTTTCTGGTCATTGCCATTATCGGTTATTTTACTGTCCCCTCGGTGGCCAATTATATTGTCTATGCCGCGGGGAGGGATACGCTATTGCACAAAACCAGCAGCATGGTGACCAAAGCTCCCGCCACTGCCGCCAAATCCTTGATCTGA
- the traK gene encoding conjugative transposon protein TraK, giving the protein MFNYFTNIETAFQHVKRFSLVLSLGAIAMALGSIWLSYRFQQQAAERVYILMDGKVLEAVASDRKSNIKIEAREHVIRFHSHFFSLSPDEEQINEQLGKAFYLGDGSVQSAYQVLKEQGYYNRLVTGNIHQELSVDSIALDMAQRPYSFWFYGRQTITRPTSKLTRSLVTKGQLREVARSINNPHGFLVEQWETLENRDIKIEKR; this is encoded by the coding sequence ATGTTCAACTACTTTACCAATATCGAAACGGCCTTCCAACATGTGAAGCGCTTTAGCCTGGTCCTGTCGCTTGGGGCTATCGCAATGGCACTGGGAAGTATCTGGCTCTCCTATAGGTTCCAACAGCAGGCTGCAGAAAGGGTGTATATCCTGATGGATGGAAAGGTACTGGAAGCAGTGGCCTCTGATAGAAAGTCCAATATCAAAATAGAGGCCAGGGAGCATGTAATTCGCTTCCACAGCCATTTCTTTTCCCTCTCTCCCGATGAGGAGCAGATAAATGAACAATTAGGGAAGGCCTTTTATCTGGGTGATGGCTCTGTTCAGTCGGCCTATCAGGTACTCAAGGAACAGGGCTATTATAACCGCTTGGTTACAGGGAATATCCATCAGGAGCTGAGCGTGGACAGCATCGCCCTTGATATGGCCCAAAGACCTTACAGCTTTTGGTTTTATGGCAGGCAAACCATTACCCGCCCCACCTCCAAGTTGACCCGGAGCCTAGTTACCAAAGGGCAACTGAGGGAAGTGGCCAGGTCCATCAACAATCCCCACGGATTCCTGGTCGAGCAATGGGAAACACTTGAAAACAGGGATATCAAAATAGAAAAAAGATGA
- the traM gene encoding conjugative transposon protein TraM, which produces MAKPRFQVNASNEAKPAVKEIHSGQNSFYGLEETAIMEHPVKEAIAAEIAETLSLKGSGRVKIRLLETVTVNGMELKKGAVLYGKASQDANRVSLSISAIRSGKHILPVELEAFDLDGMPGIPISGSLQQEIKEGAGDALITGMPSLNGGISMEEQMASAGISAAKGLFRKKSKSIKVTLKAGHPILLVNQSII; this is translated from the coding sequence TTGGCAAAGCCCCGGTTTCAGGTAAACGCTTCCAATGAGGCCAAACCTGCTGTCAAGGAAATCCATAGCGGTCAAAATAGCTTTTATGGACTGGAAGAAACTGCTATAATGGAGCATCCAGTAAAAGAGGCCATAGCTGCTGAAATAGCGGAGACGCTCAGCCTGAAAGGATCTGGAAGGGTCAAGATCAGATTATTGGAAACGGTCACGGTCAACGGAATGGAATTAAAAAAGGGTGCTGTTCTCTACGGCAAGGCCAGCCAGGATGCCAACAGGGTCAGTCTGTCCATTTCGGCCATACGTTCGGGAAAACATATCCTACCAGTGGAACTGGAAGCTTTTGACCTGGACGGCATGCCCGGCATACCGATCAGTGGAAGCCTCCAACAGGAAATCAAGGAAGGGGCAGGGGATGCCCTGATTACAGGTATGCCCAGTTTGAACGGAGGAATTAGCATGGAGGAACAGATGGCCTCTGCCGGGATATCTGCAGCAAAAGGACTGTTCCGTAAAAAAAGCAAATCCATCAAAGTCACCCTAAAGGCTGGCCACCCCATTTTACTTGTCAACCAATCTATCATATAA
- a CDS encoding DUF4138 domain-containing protein — protein sequence MKKGIVLIFVLNCFLVLDLVAQEPVFKARPLTKAAFIPAYPVKVGWDHTTALVFPAKVLSVDRGHGKILAKVEEKAPNLLLLKTGKRQFVTTNLHVVTADARLYHLKVSYSEALAESSINMFGQAELSHKALVLKDDVVDAEMLMGFGQQVLEAKGFLSRSSNQHSIKVKLEGVFQAEGLLFFKLAIKNKSPLAFVPDELEFVVKDKKQAKHASVREHFLEPAWLDWEAEKEINGHEAKKLIVAFPRFTISDKKYFQVLVREKNGDRDLSLNIRAKDIQKVRNLTNVQTKQP from the coding sequence ATGAAAAAAGGAATTGTATTGATTTTCGTGCTGAACTGCTTTTTGGTATTGGACCTGGTGGCACAGGAACCGGTGTTCAAGGCGAGGCCCCTAACGAAAGCAGCTTTTATTCCTGCCTATCCGGTCAAAGTAGGCTGGGACCATACCACTGCCCTGGTATTTCCCGCCAAGGTACTGAGTGTGGACAGGGGGCATGGAAAGATCCTTGCCAAGGTGGAAGAAAAAGCGCCCAATTTATTATTGCTGAAGACAGGAAAGCGCCAGTTTGTGACCACCAACCTCCATGTGGTGACTGCTGATGCTCGGCTGTACCATTTAAAGGTAAGTTATTCAGAAGCATTGGCCGAAAGTTCCATTAATATGTTCGGGCAGGCAGAACTGTCCCATAAGGCATTGGTATTAAAGGACGATGTAGTGGATGCCGAGATGTTGATGGGCTTTGGTCAACAGGTATTGGAGGCGAAGGGATTTTTGAGCAGGTCCTCCAACCAACACAGCATCAAAGTCAAGTTGGAAGGGGTTTTTCAGGCCGAAGGCTTACTTTTTTTTAAGCTGGCAATAAAGAATAAATCCCCATTGGCCTTTGTGCCGGATGAACTTGAATTTGTGGTCAAGGATAAAAAGCAGGCTAAACATGCCTCGGTCAGGGAACATTTTCTGGAACCGGCATGGCTTGACTGGGAAGCTGAAAAGGAAATAAATGGCCATGAGGCGAAAAAGCTCATAGTAGCCTTTCCAAGGTTTACGATATCGGACAAAAAGTATTTTCAGGTACTTGTCAGGGAGAAAAACGGGGACAGGGACCTTAGCCTGAATATCAGGGCGAAGGATATACAAAAAGTCAGGAATTTAACCAATGTTCAAACTAAACAACCATAA
- a CDS encoding JAB domain-containing protein, with amino-acid sequence MDTKNKDIVSNQVAEIVLSYRPNSKVSEKPQIVSSLTANRILRANWDESKIAFIEEFKVILLNRANRVLGIINASSGGTAGTVVDLKVIFGAAMKSSASAMIIAHNHPSGTMKPSEQDKRLTEKMVKAGKLLELPVLDHIILTPEGYYSFADDGGL; translated from the coding sequence ATGGATACCAAGAACAAAGACATCGTTTCCAACCAAGTAGCCGAAATCGTACTTAGCTATCGTCCCAATTCAAAGGTCTCTGAGAAACCACAAATCGTCTCTTCCCTGACAGCCAATAGGATTTTAAGGGCCAATTGGGACGAATCGAAAATAGCTTTTATAGAAGAATTTAAGGTCATTCTCCTTAACAGGGCAAACAGAGTACTTGGGATAATCAATGCCTCATCTGGAGGAACAGCTGGAACCGTAGTGGATTTAAAAGTGATATTTGGAGCTGCCATGAAATCGTCAGCATCGGCCATGATAATTGCCCATAACCACCCCTCAGGAACGATGAAGCCCAGTGAACAGGATAAACGCCTCACCGAAAAGATGGTGAAGGCAGGAAAACTATTGGAACTTCCGGTACTTGACCATATTATCCTAACTCCCGAAGGGTATTATTCTTTCGCAGATGATGGAGGGCTGTAA
- a CDS encoding recombinase family protein, with amino-acid sequence MKVADLYIRVSTDEQADKGYSQRNQEEMLRKYCNTNGIIVNRVVFEDFSAKTFFRPEWSKLLAQFENQMNTRSNLLLFTKWDRFSRNAGDAYMMINTLRKLGIEPQAIEQPLDLSVPENKMMLAFYLAAPEVENDRRALNVIHGMRRALKEGRWLWHAPYGYKNTKSPDGRPTIEIMEDEAKHMRWIFNKILEGTYSSENVLLMARRRGAQLKKNRFWGLIRKEFYCGKILVPEYNGEQAYYVKGQHVPLISESDFYRIQEILEAKKKKIRRVSIISNDEVPLRGFLNCPKCSYKLTASASKGRNKYYHYYHCTSKCGVRFRAAEVNRAFIKELRKFRLQDSAEKLFEIILNQVIERENKTINSERNKLVSEIEVENNKLSKARKLLLEDTLSPEDFKLIKEETLNKISILETQIDKIRTKPKIDNQNLLRKALKYVSRLDELFEKLDNEGKRKLIGSMYKENWVFDGITHRTTLTNEVARSIYLINKYIWFKKRSPKSKIETLDTWVGPPGLEPGTP; translated from the coding sequence ATGAAAGTAGCAGATCTATATATTAGGGTAAGTACAGATGAACAAGCTGATAAAGGATATTCTCAGAGGAACCAAGAAGAAATGTTAAGAAAATACTGTAACACAAATGGTATTATCGTCAATAGAGTAGTTTTCGAAGATTTTTCCGCCAAAACTTTCTTTAGGCCAGAATGGTCGAAATTATTGGCACAATTTGAAAATCAAATGAATACTAGATCCAATTTGTTACTTTTTACAAAGTGGGATCGTTTCTCAAGAAATGCTGGGGATGCCTATATGATGATCAATACTTTAAGAAAATTAGGTATTGAACCCCAAGCAATTGAACAACCACTTGACTTGTCAGTCCCTGAAAATAAAATGATGCTAGCATTTTATTTGGCAGCACCAGAAGTAGAAAATGATCGTAGGGCACTTAATGTAATTCATGGTATGAGAAGGGCATTAAAAGAAGGCCGTTGGCTTTGGCATGCACCTTATGGGTATAAAAATACCAAAAGTCCTGATGGTCGCCCCACAATTGAAATAATGGAAGATGAGGCCAAGCATATGAGATGGATTTTCAATAAGATATTGGAAGGCACATATTCTTCTGAAAATGTTTTGTTAATGGCTAGAAGGAGGGGGGCTCAATTAAAGAAAAACCGTTTTTGGGGTCTAATAAGGAAAGAGTTTTACTGCGGAAAAATATTAGTCCCTGAATATAACGGAGAACAGGCCTATTATGTAAAAGGTCAACATGTACCCTTGATTAGTGAAAGCGATTTTTACAGGATTCAGGAAATCTTAGAAGCCAAAAAGAAAAAAATCCGTAGGGTATCAATAATAAGTAATGATGAGGTTCCACTTAGAGGTTTTTTAAATTGCCCTAAATGTTCATATAAACTGACAGCGAGTGCATCAAAGGGAAGGAATAAATATTACCACTATTACCACTGTACATCCAAATGTGGAGTGCGTTTTCGTGCAGCAGAAGTAAATCGTGCATTTATTAAAGAGTTAAGAAAATTTAGATTACAAGATTCAGCTGAGAAATTATTTGAAATTATTCTTAATCAGGTAATAGAACGTGAAAATAAAACTATTAATTCTGAAAGGAATAAATTGGTAAGCGAAATAGAAGTAGAGAATAACAAATTATCCAAAGCAAGAAAATTATTATTGGAAGACACATTATCACCTGAAGATTTTAAACTTATCAAAGAGGAGACTTTAAATAAAATTTCTATCCTAGAGACCCAAATAGATAAAATTCGAACCAAACCAAAAATTGATAATCAAAATCTCCTTAGAAAGGCCCTAAAATACGTTTCAAGATTAGATGAACTGTTTGAAAAATTAGATAATGAAGGAAAAAGAAAACTAATCGGTTCGATGTATAAGGAAAATTGGGTGTTTGATGGGATAACACATCGAACCACTTTAACCAATGAAGTGGCAAGATCTATCTATTTGATTAACAAATACATATGGTTTAAAAAAAGAAGTCCAAAGTCTAAAATTGAGACTTTGGACACTTGGGTGGGCCCACCTGGGCTCGAACCAGGGACCCCTTGA
- a CDS encoding HAD family hydrolase: protein MKIDKNVDFFVFDLGGVIIDLDIPFTLKQLDESLVNGNNTVKENFMAHPVHHAYEKGEIDDATFRTEIRNVFKKEWTDQEIDSIWNAMLGKIPMHKIELLRALRKTHPVYMLSNTNAIHFRRVEEILLAETGVGKFEELFDHLFLSYEMACRKPDTIIYEKVLEHIGQSGEKGVFFDDTAQNLVGAEAVGLKTCHINHPNALMDYFNNVQ from the coding sequence ATGAAAATTGATAAAAATGTGGATTTTTTTGTCTTCGATCTCGGTGGAGTGATCATTGATTTGGATATTCCATTTACCCTCAAGCAATTAGATGAAAGTTTAGTAAATGGTAATAATACGGTTAAAGAAAACTTTATGGCGCATCCTGTACACCATGCCTATGAAAAAGGGGAAATTGACGATGCTACTTTTAGAACAGAAATAAGAAATGTTTTCAAAAAAGAATGGACAGACCAAGAAATAGATAGTATTTGGAATGCGATGCTGGGGAAAATCCCAATGCATAAAATCGAATTATTGAGAGCGCTTAGGAAAACACATCCAGTTTATATGCTTTCCAATACCAATGCCATTCATTTTAGAAGGGTAGAGGAAATTTTATTGGCAGAAACTGGCGTTGGGAAATTTGAAGAGTTGTTTGACCACCTATTCTTGAGTTATGAAATGGCGTGTAGAAAACCTGATACGATAATTTATGAGAAGGTCTTGGAGCATATTGGTCAATCAGGTGAAAAAGGAGTTTTTTTTGATGACACTGCTCAGAACCTTGTTGGGGCTGAAGCGGTTGGTTTAAAGACTTGTCATATTAATCACCCTAATGCATTGATGGATTACTTTAATAATGTACAGTAA